A window from Magnetospirillum sp. 15-1 encodes these proteins:
- a CDS encoding helix-turn-helix transcriptional regulator: MDGSTVESNLTERERDVLQLIASGKSSKEIARHLGISIGGVNFHILNAMKKLGAATRAHAVARAIFLGLLLPEIGRN, translated from the coding sequence GTGGACGGTTCCACCGTTGAAAGCAATTTGACAGAGCGGGAACGTGACGTCTTACAGCTTATTGCCTCTGGAAAGAGCAGTAAGGAAATCGCGCGCCATCTGGGAATATCCATTGGCGGTGTCAATTTTCACATCTTGAATGCAATGAAAAAACTTGGCGCCGCGACCCGGGCGCATGCGGTGGCCCGCGCTATCTTCCTTGGGCTTCTTCTGCCGGAGATCGGGCGGAACTGA
- a CDS encoding class I SAM-dependent methyltransferase encodes MPLTIEAAFNGAARSYDGLRRRLIPCFDDFYGAAVDLAAEFAPAGARILDLGAGTGLLSALVAERRPDARLVLTDLAGDMLARAQERFAGRKPGVEFRVMNHLALAEDGVYDVVMSALSIHHLEDEGKRAVYAAMARAAKPGGVVINADQVAGDTPEMEARYWRHWHEAIRRAGVSAADIAAAIERQTLDRRTPLAPQLDWLRQAGLAEVECRYKNVSFAVMVGRVPAVQA; translated from the coding sequence ATGCCTTTAACCATCGAAGCCGCCTTCAATGGCGCCGCCCGCTCCTATGATGGATTGCGGCGGCGGTTGATTCCCTGCTTCGACGATTTCTACGGCGCTGCCGTCGATCTGGCGGCGGAATTCGCCCCGGCCGGTGCCCGCATCCTCGACCTGGGGGCGGGCACCGGTTTGCTGTCCGCCCTGGTGGCCGAGCGGCGGCCCGATGCCCGTCTGGTGCTGACCGATCTGGCCGGGGACATGCTGGCGCGCGCCCAGGAGCGTTTCGCCGGGCGGAAGCCCGGGGTGGAATTCCGGGTGATGAATCATCTCGCTCTCGCCGAGGACGGCGTCTACGACGTGGTGATGTCGGCGCTGTCCATCCACCATCTGGAGGACGAGGGCAAGCGGGCGGTCTATGCCGCCATGGCCCGTGCCGCCAAGCCCGGCGGCGTGGTGATCAACGCCGATCAGGTGGCCGGCGACACTCCAGAGATGGAGGCCCGCTACTGGCGGCACTGGCACGAGGCCATCCGGCGGGCGGGCGTGTCGGCGGCCGACATCGCGGCGGCCATCGAGCGCCAGACCCTGGACCGCCGCACGCCGCTGGCGCCGCAACTGGACTGGCTGCGCCAGGCGGGGCTGGCCGAGGTGGAATGCCGCTACAAGAACGTCAGCTTCGCGGTGATGGTGGGGCGTGTGCCGGCGGTTCAGGCATAG